The Aedes albopictus strain Foshan chromosome 2, AalbF5, whole genome shotgun sequence region GTATGTAggtagggtatgagtgccatagctaatctcacgctcccatattcatcccaaaatacaaaaacaagaaaaataaCAAATAGCACTGccttcctttgtttttcataggatgaaaatgggagccacgtgCTTAAaaaaggaaccaataccctagtaatGAGAATGATAACTGATCTCAAAGAAAattttaattattgcaaaaaaagttgcaagcattttaattttttttatccgtattaacgagatttttagccctaggctagttcatctcgggacccacgctttacttcccttccgaaggaagaacccacattttgtgagtttgtcgggagtgggattcgatcccaggtcctcggcgtgaacattttaattgatttatttatagcgcatttagttcaccactggactatcgcactagttttcacgagtgcgaagaCGCTaacaaaagtgcgcgattgcatccaatcaacttgaTGTCTCTCtttagagcacttattcagcatacatcgaagaaatagtgcgccgaagacatcaatttgatttgatgcaatcgcgcagatttatttacgttttcgcacttatgaagactcagtgcgcagtccagtggtgaactaaatgcaatataaaagataaataaaaaaatgaataaaaatatacaaaaatagcTTGCTTGTTGCACATTTTATGCAGTTTTCCGTGTACAAAATCATTGTACTAAAATTTAAAAGCCTTTTATCCACCGTATATGTAGTAGTAGAATGTTTGCCAGTTTTCCTGCGGTGGTATGTAACTGTCAAACGCTTTAATATGATGACAGCCATAACATAAATAAAACTCTAATTCAACATTACGATTGATTGTTAAATTCATATTTATCACAATCTCAAATGATTTTGGACAAACATCGATGTTTCTGCATCACTTtggaaagtttcatgaaaaaagATTGATCCTGTTATGGTGTTCGTGAGACTGCATTGAGGAATCTATGGTTTATTAGGTATGAAAACGACATGAGCTATCAGTATCTTGTGCCCCCTACTAGTTTTTACAtggttttaaaaacaaaacaatttacACTTTAATAGGTTTCAATCGTTTGGAGAACTTTATATCTACTCGGGCCCTAGAATGGCACCGGAGCAACCAACCGAAGAATGTCGCTTGTGTTTGGATACTTTCGCCGAGTGTTTCACTTGGATTGAAAATCCAGAGCTGAAAGAGCAGCTGGAGAAGGTTTTCAGCTTTCCGGTGAGTGGATAAAACTAGTTCTTGTTGAATCATGTTAGTTATACCTACTTATGATTCAGATACATTTTAATTCGTATTTTCTCCACTCATATGTAGATCATAACCGAAACGGGCCTCAGCTCCAGTGTGTGCCGAGGTTGTTGGTATACGATTTCCGAGTTCTACCAGTACTCGGAAAAGGTACGAAATAACCAGGAAGTCCTCATCAGGAAGCGAGTAAAACAGGAACCAATCGATAATGAAAATATCGCACAGGATCAGAACCACAAAGATATCGCAGATGAGTTACAAGCCAACTCTACAAGCAATTTCAAACTTTCAACTGATCAAGAGCCTGTATTGAGCCACGGATTTGAATCCGGTATTAAACATGAATCGAATAGCGATGATGAACCCGAAGTTGGAAGTCTACTGGATGATGAACATGACGACACTACATTGAACCACGAGCTCCAGTATGAAGATATGAAAGTCGGATCGAGCAGTGGAGAGGCGGAAAATGTAGAGCTACCGGAAGATGACTTGAATTACGAGTACGGATGCGAcaacttcaaatttcaatcgaATAGTGGTGAGGCGGTAATCGAAGAACCATCGGAACAAGAACAAGGCGAACCATTACTGAATTACGATTTCAAATGTGAAAACATCAAACTGGAATCCACTATTAATGCGATGGAAATTGAAGAGCTATCAGAAGAGGAACGGGAAGTCGCTAAATGGTATAACGAGTTCGAATGTGAAGATGTCAAAATCGAAGCGAGAAGCGATGAAGCTGAAACAGAAAAGATACCGAAAAGAGATCAGCTAAGTAGCTCATATGAAGATAATTCGAATGATCGATCGTCAGAGAGTTCCATACAACTGTTAAAAGTAAAAACCAGACGAGAAGAGGAGGATCAATTTCTCAGTGAAAACTTTACCTTGACATGTCATTTGTGCAAAGTGGTAGAACCAACATTTCTAATGCTGCGTGATCATTTTCGTACAGCGCATAACAGTTACAATGTGTATGTAACATGTTGCGAAGAAAAATTTGGAACGCGTGGTAATCTGATAAGCCACATAAAAAATCATGATAATCAGCTTAAAAGTCAGCAACAAGGAGAAATGTTGAAAATGACAGC contains the following coding sequences:
- the LOC109623137 gene encoding zinc finger protein 652; this encodes MAPEQPTEECRLCLDTFAECFTWIENPELKEQLEKVFSFPIITETGLSSSVCRGCWYTISEFYQYSEKVRNNQEVLIRKRVKQEPIDNENIAQDQNHKDIADELQANSTSNFKLSTDQEPVLSHGFESGIKHESNSDDEPEVGSLLDDEHDDTTLNHELQYEDMKVGSSSGEAENVELPEDDLNYEYGCDNFKFQSNSGEAVIEEPSEQEQGEPLLNYDFKCENIKLESTINAMEIEELSEEEREVAKWYNEFECEDVKIEARSDEAETEKIPKRDQLSSSYEDNSNDRSSESSIQLLKVKTRREEEDQFLSENFTLTCHLCKVVEPTFLMLRDHFRTAHNSYNVYVTCCEEKFGTRGNLISHIKNHDNQLKSQQQGEMLKMTARREQEDQFISQHFILKCHLCKETKPTFESLRNHFRLAHGSYNVYVTCCKKKYGTRSQLINHIKESHIKDEQNQEQPIGAEKSIPDGLKLFILKTRREIEDRFIGKHFTLTCYICNVTEPTFQLLRDHFRTVHNSYNVYVTCCGEKFSTRSYLITHIKSHIAERCKPDTSTQDDPEKPPYKCQDCGKIYKNKWHMERHVNMKHRSTDQARVKCDICNHWQLPIDFNTHMRRMHPGYSMCPASPIAGSSSSQSSEGNR